Proteins from a single region of Symphalangus syndactylus isolate Jambi chromosome 12, NHGRI_mSymSyn1-v2.1_pri, whole genome shotgun sequence:
- the BARHL2 gene encoding barH-like 2 homeobox protein, with protein MTTMEGASGSSFGIDTILSSASSGSPGMMNGDFRPLGEARTADFRSQATPSPCSEIDTVGTAPSSPISVTMEPPEPHLVADATQHHHHLHHSQQPPPPPPPAAAPTQSLQPSPQQQPPPPPQQPPPPAQQLGSAAASAPRTSTSSFLIKDILGDSKPLAACAPYSTSVSSPHHTPKQESNAMHESFRPKLEQEDSKTKLDKREDSQGDIKCHGTKEEGDREITSSRESPPVRAKKPRKARTAFSDHQLNQLERSFERQKYLSVQDRMDLAAALNLTDTQVKTWYQNRRTKWKRQTAVGLELLAEAGNYSALQRMFPSPYFYHPSLLGSMDSTTAAAAAAAMYSSMYRTPPAPHPQLQRPLVPRVLIHGLGPGGQPALNPLSSPIPGTPHPR; from the exons ATGACAACAATGGAAGGGGCCAGCGGGTCGAGTTTTGGAATAGACACGATTTTGTCCAGTGCCAGTTCAGGCAGCCCGGGCATGATGAATGGAGATTTCCGCCCGCTCGGTGAGGCCAGGACCGCGGATTTTAGGAGTCAGGCCACCCCATCTCCCTGTTCGGAGATTGATACCGTAGGGACGGCGCCTTCTTCTCCTATCTCAGTCACCATGGAGCCCCCGGAGCCGCATCTGGTAGCAGACGCGACCCAGCatcatcaccacctccaccacagccagcagccgccgccgccgccgccgccggccgCGGCCCCGACGCAAAGTTTGCAGCCTTCGCCCCAacagcagccgccgccgccgccacagcagccgccgccgcccgcccagCAGCTGGGCTCGGCCGCCGCCTCGGCCCCCAGGACTTCCAcgtcttcttttttaattaaggACATCTTGGGTGACAGCAAACCTCTGGCGGCATGTGCACCCTACAGCACCAGCGTATCCTCTCCCCATCACACCCCGAAGCAGGAGAGCAACGCAATGCACGAGAGCTTCAGGCCAAAGCTCGAGCAAGAGGACAGCAAAACCAAACTCGACAAGCGGGAGGATTCCCAGGGCGACATCAAATGCCACG GGACAAAGGAGGAAGGAGACCGGGAGATTACGAGTAGCCGTGAGAGTCCCCCTGTGAGAGCCAAGAAGCCTCGAAAAGCAAGGACAGCTTTTTCCGACCACCAGCTCAATCAACTGGAGCGTAGCTTTGAGCGGCAGAAGTACCTGAGCGTGCAGGATCGCATGGACCTGGCTGCAGCACTCAACCTCACTGACACCCAAGTCAAGACCTGGTACCAGAACCGCAG GACCAAGTGGAAGCGGCAGACAGCGGTGGGCCTGGAGTTGCTGGCCGAGGCAGGGAACTACTCGGCGCTGCAGAGGATGTTTCCATCGCCTTATTTCTATCACCCAAGCCTGCTGGGCAGCATGGACAGCACTACGGCAGCGGCGGCTGCCGCTGCCATGTACAGCAGCATGTACCGGACTCCTCCAGCACCCCATCCCCAGCTGCAGCGGCCCCTGGTGCCCCGCGTGCTCATCCACGGTCTAGGGCCTGGGGGACAGCCAGCCCTTAATCCATTGTCCAGCCCCATCCCGGGCACCCCACACCCCCGGTGA